The window CATTTTGATGTTCAGTCTCAATCTCATATGACGTCTCCTTCTGCAGCTTCTTTTTTGGTGCCGGACCGACTGTGGACAGGTCCATCATTTTGTATCGGCCGATAGTCGCAGATGATTAAGCCTGATTTTTCGCCAAAATCATCGACTGGGGAAATTTATCGCGGCGAACCGCCAACAGCAGCCGGCAAAATCACATCGACCCGGGTCCCCTTGCCGACTAGACTGTTGATGCTGATTTTTCCGCGGTGCGCTTCGATAATTTTGTGGCTGACCATCAATCCCAGTCCGGTTCCTTTTTCTTTCGTTGTATAAAAAGGCTCTCCCAATTTTGACAGCCGGTCTTCCGGAATCCCGCACCCTTGGTCGGCGAAACGGATCAAAATCTGGTCACGTCCCCTCCGTTTCACTTGAATTTCGATATGGCCACCGCCCGGCATCGCTTCAATTCCGTTTTTCAGAATGTTGATGAACACTTGTTTCAGTTGGTTTTCGGCACAGTTGACGAGCGGGAGGTCGTCGGCAAATTGGGTAAAAATCTGGACATTGTTCAAAATCGCTTGCGTATCGAGCAGGGCGATCACATTTTGCAGCAAAAGGCGAACATCTTTTGGCTCGAAATGAATCACTTGCGGCTTTGCCAACACCAAAAATTCATTGACGATTAAATTGATCCGTTCCAACTCCGATAACATAATGTCAAAATAGTCCTGGTTGGCATCCGTTTTCGTTTTCAACAACTGGAGAAATCCTTTGAGCGCGGTCAACGGATTGCGAATCTCGTGAGCGACGCCGGCCGCCAATTGCCCCACCGCTGCCAGCTTGTCCGATTCGCGCAACAGTTCCTCCGTTTGTTTACGTTCCGAGATGTCCAGATAAGTACCGGTGATCGCCGGCCGTCCATTGTAAACCGTCAAAGCCCCATGCACTTCCAGATCGATCTGCGTGCCGTTCTTCCCGACAGCGCGCACCTGATAGCGAAGGCTTTGCACTTCACCGGACATCCGCCGCCGGATATTTCGTGCGACAAGCGGCTGGTCTTCCGGAGCGAATAGGTCCAACACGTCCATCTGCAACATTTCCTCTTGCGTATACCCGAAAATTTCCGCCATCCGGGGATTCACGTACACAAACCGGCCATCCTGATAAATGTAGACACCGATCATCGCTTCCTCGACAAGGCTCCGGTACATCGCTTCCGCTTCGGTCAGTGCTCTCTCTACCCGCTTCCGCTCGGTAACATCTTTGGCGATTGCATAGACCCCGACAATATCTCCGTGCACCACAATCGGCACATATGTGATGTTCAAATCCACGCAATTCCCGTTTTTATGTATAATTGCCAGTTCGAAATTTTGCGGTTCCCCTTGCGCCGCCTTCGCAAAATGTTCCTTCGCCCGCGCAAAATCTTCCGGCACGATCACGATCTTGGCTGTGCGGCCGAGCAGATCCTGCGGTCGATACCCGGTGATGTGTTCCACAGCCGGATTGACGCTCACAAAATTGCCTTCCAGGTCAAACGAGCACACAATGTCGGGATTGTGTTCAAACAGCGATTTGTAGCGTTCCCTTTTATCCTGCAAAATCCGCTCGGTCCGTTTGTGTTCCGTGATGTCCCGGCCGATCACGACCAGCCCATTGCGGCTGCCATTCGTGTGAAAAATCGGCACCTTGCTCACATCGAACAGCTTCAATGTCCCGTCCGGCAGCACGATCCGCCGTTCCATCCCCACCTGACGGCCGGATTTCCAGGCCAGTTCGTCCGATCCATCGCACTCCAGCAGAAATTTTTCATGCATACCGCTGCAACCGGCCAGTTCGGCAGACGTTTTCCCGCTGTACGAAACCCCTTCCAGTTGAAACAGCTGCAGCGCCAAGTCATTCGCTTCCAGCCAGCGCCCCGCGCCGTCCTTGAAATATACAAAATCCGAAAAACAGTTAATTATGGAGCGCAACCGTGTTTCGCTTTCCAGCAACGCCTGTTCCGCCCGTTTGCGATCGGTGACATCTTTGCACACGAGTTGCATGGCCGGCCTCCCCGACCAGTTGATCGGGATCGCTCTCACTTCCACATCAATCGCCTGCCGATCAAGCCGGACCCATTTTTGTTCAAATCGATCCGTTGGCCAATCGGCCGCTTCGCCCTGCTGCATCTGTTGCTTGACAGGCGCGGGACCGTCCGTATGAACAAAATCGGCCAGCGGCTTCCCCGCCAGTTGCTCCGGGCTGGCAGCACCCAGCAGCTTGGCGCCGGCCGGGTTGAGATAGACGAGATTGCCTTCCGACTCGACCAGAATCGCATCGGGTGCGCATTCAACCAGAGTCCGAAAGCGTTCCTCGCTTTCCAGAATCCGTTTGTCCAAATCGCCACTCTTCATAATATTCCAGTTCCTTTCAATCACATATAAACTTAATTGTAATTATAAAATTCTGACGCCCAAATGCAACCCGATCGAGCATAAAAAAAAACCCAAATGCCAACCGGCAAATGGGGGTTTTGTCAGACAATCCCTAAAAGAGCCGCTCCCAGCAGGCAGCCGACGATCGATCGTTTCGCTGCTACCCTTCCATTTCCATCGTCCTGCTGGTCGGACCGTTCTCACGGTCGTTTGAGCGCAACGACAACATCGTCACCGTCGAGATGATGCACAGCCCGCCGATTCCCTGCACCAGGCCAAATGGAACGTTCAGCCAGACGACCGACGCGGCCGCCGCTGTCAACGGCTCCGCACTGGCCAACAGGCTGGCTTCCGCAGGTTTGATGTAACGCAAACTGTCGAGAAAGAGATAAAAGGGGATCAACGTCCCGAAGACAATGACAAAGCTGACCAACAAACCGAAATGCAGCGACCAGTGCTGCCCCGCGATTTGCCAGGGCGGATTGACCAGCGCCAGGCCGGTGCCGCCGATCACCATCCCCCAGCCGACGATCACCAGCGCTCCCCATCGTTGCAGCAGACCGACCGGATATAATGTATAAAAGGCGGCGGTCACCGCCGAAGTCAGTCCCCAGGCAACCGCCGAACCGGAGATCGAGATTTTGTTTAGCGACCCGTTCGTAACCAGAAAAAATGTGCCGACCAGCGCCAGGCCCAACGCCAGAAATTCCGAAACGCCCGGCATCCGCCGCGACCGGATCGCCAGCCACAGGGTGATAAACGCCGGGCCGAGGTATTGCAAGAGAGTGGCAGTAGCCGCGTTCCCAGTCTCAATCGCCGCAAAATACGTATATTGCACGCCCAACATCCCGATAATACCGAAAATCAGCAGCTGTACCCGATCCTCTCGATGGCTCCAAACAGACCACACCTGGCGTCCGTTGCCACGCGCGCAGCCGAGGATCAGCAGCAGCACGCCCGACACAATCATCCGCACGGTGACCAGCCATCCGGGGCGAACCCCCTCCTGCTCAAACAGCAATTGCGCAACCGTGCCCGACAACCCCCACAGGCTGGCACCCGCCAGCGCCATGACAAATCCCTTTAACCGCGGCACCATCGGCGGCTGCAAAGAAGTTGCATCCATGATGACTCATCCTTTCGGTGGAATCAAAAAAACAGCCGGCTTCTTTAATGCTATAGCAGAAGTGAACCCGCCGTCTATGGGGGACTCCAGGAATCCGGCGAAACTCCCCGCTTCGTCCGCTTTCTCCTGCGGTGACTGTAGGGGAATATTCCGGAAGATTGCGGTTACACTACCTGCTTCCCATATCCGAACTGAAAGCCGAGATGTATACGATCGGGTGCCTCAGCAAGACACCGGTCGCCTTGTTGTATATCGAAGGGCTGACCAATAGCGAACTCATACAAATCGCGAAAG of the Effusibacillus pohliae DSM 22757 genome contains:
- a CDS encoding PAS domain S-box protein gives rise to the protein MKSGDLDKRILESEERFRTLVECAPDAILVESEGNLVYLNPAGAKLLGAASPEQLAGKPLADFVHTDGPAPVKQQMQQGEAADWPTDRFEQKWVRLDRQAIDVEVRAIPINWSGRPAMQLVCKDVTDRKRAEQALLESETRLRSIINCFSDFVYFKDGAGRWLEANDLALQLFQLEGVSYSGKTSAELAGCSGMHEKFLLECDGSDELAWKSGRQVGMERRIVLPDGTLKLFDVSKVPIFHTNGSRNGLVVIGRDITEHKRTERILQDKRERYKSLFEHNPDIVCSFDLEGNFVSVNPAVEHITGYRPQDLLGRTAKIVIVPEDFARAKEHFAKAAQGEPQNFELAIIHKNGNCVDLNITYVPIVVHGDIVGVYAIAKDVTERKRVERALTEAEAMYRSLVEEAMIGVYIYQDGRFVYVNPRMAEIFGYTQEEMLQMDVLDLFAPEDQPLVARNIRRRMSGEVQSLRYQVRAVGKNGTQIDLEVHGALTVYNGRPAITGTYLDISERKQTEELLRESDKLAAVGQLAAGVAHEIRNPLTALKGFLQLLKTKTDANQDYFDIMLSELERINLIVNEFLVLAKPQVIHFEPKDVRLLLQNVIALLDTQAILNNVQIFTQFADDLPLVNCAENQLKQVFINILKNGIEAMPGGGHIEIQVKRRGRDQILIRFADQGCGIPEDRLSKLGEPFYTTKEKGTGLGLMVSHKIIEAHRGKISINSLVGKGTRVDVILPAAVGGSPR
- a CDS encoding EamA family transporter, with protein sequence MDATSLQPPMVPRLKGFVMALAGASLWGLSGTVAQLLFEQEGVRPGWLVTVRMIVSGVLLLILGCARGNGRQVWSVWSHREDRVQLLIFGIIGMLGVQYTYFAAIETGNAATATLLQYLGPAFITLWLAIRSRRMPGVSEFLALGLALVGTFFLVTNGSLNKISISGSAVAWGLTSAVTAAFYTLYPVGLLQRWGALVIVGWGMVIGGTGLALVNPPWQIAGQHWSLHFGLLVSFVIVFGTLIPFYLFLDSLRYIKPAEASLLASAEPLTAAAASVVWLNVPFGLVQGIGGLCIISTVTMLSLRSNDRENGPTSRTMEMEG